In Zingiber officinale cultivar Zhangliang chromosome 1A, Zo_v1.1, whole genome shotgun sequence, a genomic segment contains:
- the LOC122037937 gene encoding transcription factor PHYTOCHROME INTERACTING FACTOR-LIKE 13-like, translated as MNQYVPDWAVEDDSGCLTDLLPNSSQKKPTGLENELVELLWRNGHVVMHSQMRRKAAPAVCEFKQPQKHEQSLGNSSNLIQEAESASWFQYPLDDSFEKEFCSEFFPEIEAAETDKISKDLVAEEQRFLRFGSTNDSNNDFTGAAAKQSTPSSQEHVMPPPISHCLGSTPQSSCLDNASVQNFLQLSNMMKADMGVSSSRQLGHKGSGSNYQTGTVESSMMTVGSSNCGSNQVQARTEPVNALSNDAAGIMAGLKEDAGTRLLSDRLQSKPHEVALTSSSGGSGCSFGRQGQKNASNQSHKRKAREVEDSVCQSEDAEYESIEEKKQTQRPMSKRRSRAAEVHNLSERRRRDRINEKMKALQELIPHCNKTDKASMLDEAIEYLKSLQLQVQMMWMGSGMASMMFPGVQQYIPGIGMGMGHHGSMPPISTAVQLPRVPLVNQPVHPASSANQTSIFPSPALSAVSFPNQMQNIHLPESYARYLGMHMMPPPQVSNFCTYGSHLVQQNKSAVAPRSTSPASAAGAPGATIGNKKSG; from the exons ACTGGAGAATGAGCTTGTTGAGTTGCTGTGGAGAAATGGGCATGTTGTCATGCACAGCCAAATGCGCCGGAAGGCGGCCCCTGCCGTCTGTGAATTCAAACAGCCTCAGAAACATGAGCAGTCGCTCGGCAACTCCAGCAACTTGATCCAAGAAGCTGAATCTGCGTCGTGGTTCCAGTACCCCCTTGACGACTCATTCGAAAAGGAATTCTGCTCCGAGTTCTTCCCCGAAATTGAGGCCGCTGAAACTGATAAGATAAGCAAGGACTTGGTTGCAGAAGAGCAAAGGTTCTTGAGGTTTGGTTCCACCAATGACAGCAACAATGATTTTACAGGGGCTGCCGCTAAGCAGTCCACCCCTAGTTCTCAAGAACATGTGATGCCCCCTCCGATATCGCATTGCTTGGGCTCTACACCTCAGTCTTCCTGCTTAGATAATGCAAGTGTTCAGAACTTTTTGCAATTGTCGAATATGATGAAGGCTGATATGGGAGTTAGCTCAAGCCGTCAATTGGGGCACAAAGGATCAGGGAGCAACTACCAGACAGGCACTGTGGAGTCTTCCATGATGACAGTTGGATCAAGCAACTGCGGCAGCAATCAAGTCCAAGCCCGGACTGAGCCGGTGAATGCTTTAAGCAATGATGCAGCCGGCATTATGGCAGGACTTAAAGAGGATGCTGGAACAAGGTTACTATCAGACAGACTTCAGTCGAAGCCGCATGAGGTTGCTCTAACTTCATCATCTGGTGGTTCTGGCTGTAGTTTTGGAAGACAAGGGCAAAAAAATGCGAGTAACCAAAGCCACAAGAGGAAGGCAAGGGAGGTGGAAGATTCTGTGTGTCAAAGTGAG GACGCCGAGTATGAATCAATCGAAGAAAAGAAGCAAACTCAAAGACCAATGTCTAAACGCAGGAGTCGTGCTGCAGAAGTCCATAATCTCTCAGAGAGG agaagaagagataggattAACGAAAAAATGAAGGCCCTGCAGGAACTCATACCTCATTGTAACAAG ACTGATAAAGCATCAATGCTAGACGAAGCAATTGAATACCTGAAGTCACTTCAACTGCAAGTTCAG ATGATGTGGATGGGGAGCGGTATGGCATCAATGATGTTTCCCGGTGTTCAACAATACATTCCAGGaattggaatgggaatgggtcaTCATGGTTCCATGCCTCCGATTTCTACTGCAGTCCAATTGCCAAGAGTTCCATTAGTGAATCAACCGGTACACCCAGCTTCCAGTGCGAATCAGACATCCATATTTCCCTCCCCAGCCTTGAGTGCAGTAAGCTTTCCCAACCAGATGCAGAATATTCATCTTCCTGAATCATATGCCAGATATCTTGGTATGCATATGATGCCCCCGCCTCAG GTGTCAAACTTTTGCACATATGGATCTCATTTGGTGCAGCAGAACAAATCAGCAGTAGCACCTAGAAGCACTTCTCCAGCCAGTGCTGCAGGTGCTCCTGGTGCAACTATAGGGAACAAGAAATCTG GTTGA